One window of the Populus nigra chromosome 4, ddPopNigr1.1, whole genome shotgun sequence genome contains the following:
- the LOC133692237 gene encoding ATP-dependent zinc metalloprotease FTSH, chloroplastic, which produces MASSTTNPLLTSNFFGSRSLPCPKTTRPSLSFLLPKKFQKIVNEKNYESLKSLQSQATIATALIFSSLTPQALAIDNPTPPPTPPPVIEAQPTRPSSPVAQNLLLTAPKPQSQSTSDLPEGSQWRYSEFLNAVKKGKVERVRFSKDGSALQLTAVDGRRAAVIVPNDPDLIDILAMNGVDISVAEGDSGNGLFNFIGNLLFPFLAFAGLFLLFRRAQGGPGGPGGLGGPMDFGRSKSKFQEVPETGVTFADVAGADQAKLELQEVVDFLKNPDKYTALGAKIPKGCLLVGPPGTGKTLLARAVAGEAGVPFFSCAASEFVELFVGVGASRVRDLFEKAKSKAPCIVFIDEIDAVGRQRGAGLGGGNDEREQTINQLLTEMDGFSGNSGVIVLAATNRPDVLDSALLRPGRFDRQVTVDRPDVAGRVKILQVHSRGKALAKDVDFEKIARRTPGFTGADLQNLMNEAAILAARRDLKEISKDEISDALERIIAGPEKKNAVVSDEKKKLVAYHEAGHALVGALMPEYDPVAKISIIPRGQAGGLTFFAPSEERLESGLYSRSYLENQMAVALGGRVAEEVIFGQENVTTGASNDFMQVSRVARQMVERFGFSKKIGQVAIGGPGGNPFLGQQMSSQKDYSMATADVVDAEVRELVETAYTRAKQIITTHIDILHKLAQLLIEKESVDGEEFMSLFIDGKAELYVS; this is translated from the exons ATGGCATCATCAACTACAAACCCTTTACTCACTTCAAACTTCTTTGGTTCCCGAAGCTTGCCTTGTCCTAAAACAACCAGACCCTCCTTATCCTTCCTTCTGCccaaaaaatttcagaaaattgTGAATGAAAAGAATTATGAGTCTTTAAAATCCCTTCAGTCACAAGCAACCATAGCTACTGCCTTAATCTTCTCTTCTTTAACCCCTCAGGCGCTAGCAATTGACAACCCTACACCACCACCTACTCCTCCTCCTGTTATTGAAGCCCAGCCCACCAGACCATCCTCTCCTGTCGCTCAAAATCTTCTCTTAACAGCTCCGAAACCCCAGTCTCAGTCAACTTCTGACCTTCCTGAAGGTAGTCAATGGCGGTACAGCGAGTTTCTGAATGCGGTCAAGAAAGGGAAAGTGGAAAGAGTTCGTTTCAGCAAAGATGGTTCTGCCCTACAACTCACCGCCGTAGATGGTCGTCGTGCCGCCGTTATTGTCCCTAATGACCCTGATCTGATCGACATTTTAGCGATGAACGGCGTTGATATTTCGGTTGCCGAGGGGGATTCTGGTAATGGgctctttaattttattggaaATCTTTTGTTCCCTTTTCTTGCTTTTGCTGGTTTGTTTCTCTTGTTTCGACGGGCGCAAGGTGGGCCAGGTGGACCCGGTGGGTTGGGTGGACCAATGGATTTTGGCCGGTCGAAGTCGAAGTTTCAAGAAGTGCCGGAAACCGGTGTGACGTTTGCTGATGTGGCCGGAGCTGATCAGGCTAAATTGGAGTTACAAGAGGTGGttgatttcttgaaaaatcCTGATAAGTACACAGCCTTAGGAGCTAAAATTCCTAAAGGGTGTTTATTAGTTGGGCCGCCAGGGACTGGGAAGACATTGTTGGCCAGAGCTGTGGCAGGAGAGGCGGGGGTGCCGTTCTTTTCGTGCGCAGCCTCGGAGTTTGTTGAGTTGTTTGTTGGAGTGGGGGCGTCGAGAGTGAGAGATTTGTTTGAGAAAGCAAAGTCAAAAGCGCCCTGCATTGTctttattgatgaaattgatgCGGTTGGGAGGCAGAGAGGGGCTGGACTTGGAGGGGGGAATGATGAGAGAGAGCAGACCATTAATCAGTTGTTGACTGAAATGGATGGATTTTCGGGTAATTCAGGTGTTATTGTGTTGGCTGCTACAAATAGACCCGATGTTCTTGATTCGGCTTTGTTGCGACCGGGAAGGTTTGATAGACAGGTTACAGTCGATAGGCCTGATGTCGCTGGTAGAGTCAAGATTCTTCAG GTGCATTCTAGAGGGAAGGCACTTGCAAAGGATGTGGATTTTGAAAAGATTGCACGGAGGACCCCAGGATTTACTGGAGCTGATTTGCAGAACCTGATGAATGAAGCAGCCATTCTTGCAGCTCGGCGTGACCTTAAGGAAATAAGCAAAGATGAGATTTCTGATGCTCTGGAGAGGATCATTGCAGgaccagaaaagaaaaatgctgTTGTCTcggatgaaaagaaaaaattagttGCCTATCACG AGGCTGGGCATGCTTTGGTTGGTGCACTTATGCCTGAATATGATCCAGTAGCCAAGATATCCATCATTCCTCGTGGCCAAGCTGGTGGTCTAACATTTTTTGCTCCAAGTGAGGAAAGGCTCGAGTCTGGATTGTACAGTAGAAGCTACCTGGAGAATCAAATGGCTGTTGCACTTGGTGGAAG GGTTGCCGAGGAAGTGATTTTTGGTCAGGAAAATGTGACTACTGGAGCATCCAATGATTTCATGCAAGTTTCACGTGTGGCAAGGCAGATGGTTGAGAGATTTGGGTTCAGCAAAAAGATTGGTCAGGTTGCCATTGGTGGACCTGGTGGAAATCCTTTCTTGGGTCAACAG ATGTCATCCCAGAAAGACTACTCCATGGCGACTGCTGATGTGGTGGATGCAGAGGTAAGAGAGTTGGTGGAGACAGCTTATACAAGAGCCAAGCAAATCATCACAACTCACATTGACATCCTCCACAAGCTTGCTCAACTCCtcatagaaaaagaaagtgtTGATGGAGAAGAGTTCATGAGTCTCTTCATTGATGGAAAAGCTGAACTATATGTTTCCTGA
- the LOC133692769 gene encoding uncharacterized protein LOC133692769, whose product MDVLIGTSKASCHVRSISLPSESHPLTQSVKVRLGRLRSSQETSSLNCQGLSGLLRSLYESVDDFIQLPLTYQAISNVQHQGSVDEVLDRSLRLLEKMISKSKSFRSLKTKEKDISVAQDKDTTLVTLTREVEEISVAVFASLLSSISLTPKSKGNGWSVVSKLLKSRSTVDAKEVGMINAEVLAWRSSKDISLVQVQNLLKHLEASQSSIQEVEEELEFAYRLLLKTRVSLLNILTH is encoded by the exons ATGGATGTTTTGATTGGAACCTCTAAGGCTTCTTGCCATGTTCGCTCCATCAGTTTGCCTTCAGAATCCCATCCCCTAACTCAGAGTGTTAAGGTGCGGTTGGGAAGGTTGAGGTCCTCACAAGAAACATCCTCATTGAATTGCCAAGGATTAAGTGGCCTCCTCAGGAGTTTATACGAAAGCGTGGACGATTTTATTCAATTGCCACTCACCTACCAAGCTATCTCAAATGTACAACATCAAGGATCAGTGGATGAGGTGTTGGATAGATCTCTCAGGTTGCTAGAG aaaatgatcTCTAAATCCAAGTCCTTTAGAAGTTTGAAGACAAAGGAGAAAGACATATCAGTAGCCCAAGACAAAGACACAACCTTAGTGACCCTAACAAGAGAAGTCGAAGAGATCAGTGTTGCTGTGTTTGCATCCCTCTTGTCTTCTATTTCTCTGACACCAAAATCAAAGGGAAATGGCTGGTCAGTTGTTTCAAAACTACTCAAGTCCAGAAGTACAGTTGATGCCAAAGAAGTTGGAATGATAAATGCCGAGGTTCTTGCCTGGAGATCAAGCAAAGACATTAGTCTTGTACAAGTCCAAAACTTATTGAAACATTTGGAGGCCTCACAGTCAAGCATTCAAGAAGTAGAAGAGGAGCTGGAGTTTGCCTACAGGCTATTACTGAAAACTAGAGTCTCTCTCCTTAACATTCTCACCCACTAG
- the LOC133692771 gene encoding uncharacterized protein LOC133692771: MVTCHVRSISWPSSSHPLSVSVEDQLDRLRSSQTPSTSVYQKARGLRVLYECVDDFLQLPLTQQTLSNEQQKERAEEVLNGSLLLLDVCSNTKDVFSSMKECFKRLESSLRRRKGGESGIASEIEAYVVSRKQLNKTTRKCFRNLKSMEKHNTSAVDAVGMLRDVKEITMEIFQSLLSLVSQPKTTSSSHGWSVVSNLFQSKRASCEGKATELEKIDAELLVLKSGKDINPIQVKNILKELELLESSIHEAEEELEAVYRELLKTRVSILNILSH; encoded by the coding sequence ATGGTTACTTGTCATGTTCGTTCTATCAGCTGGCCCTCAAGTTCTCATCCTCTAAGTGTAAGCGTTGAAGATCAATTGGACAGGTTGAGATCATCACAAACACCTTCCACTTCAGTTTACCAAAAAGCGAGGGGCCTCAGAGTTTTGTATGAGTGCGTAGATGATTTTCTTCAGTTACCACTAACGCAACAAACACTCTCCAATGAACAACAGAAGGAAAGGGCAGAAGAGGTGTTGAATGGATCTCTGCTGTTGTTGGATGTGTGCAGCAACACTAAAGATGTTTTCTCATCAATGAAAGAATGCTTTAAGAGATTAGAATCATCCCTCAGGAGGAGAAAAGGTGGGGAATCTGGCATCGCAAGTGAAATTGAAGCTTACGTGGTGTCTAggaaacaattaaataaaacaacccGCAAATGCTTCAGAAATTTGAAGAGCATGGAGAAGCATAACACTTCAGCAGTCGATGCAGTCGGCATGCTAAGAGACGTTAAAGAAATAACCATGGAAATTTTCCAATCTCTCTTGTCTTTGGTTTCTCAGCCAAAGACAACATCAAGCTCCCATGGCTGGTCTGTcgtttcaaatttatttcaatcCAAGCGTGCATCATGCGAAGGCAAAGCCACCGAATTGGAAAAGATAGATGCCGAGTTGCTTGTCCTGAAGTCAGGCAAAGACATCAATCCTATACAagtgaaaaatatattgaaagaaCTAGAGCTATTAGAGTCAAGCATTCACGAAGCAGAGGAGGAGCTGGAGGCTGTTTACAGGGAATTGCTGAAAACCAGAGTTTCCATTCTCAACATTCTCAGCCACTAG
- the LOC133692772 gene encoding non-specific lipid-transfer protein 13-like, translating to MAAFVRSLVLALMVSRFINIMASDDDPYDAICSPIWGYFPDCAEYLGGLSHHLPKKCCHSIRKLNEIAKKTKKGPKVVCFCIEAFMVPQDFHLKPSRIKKLPKKCHTDILFPISETMNCSFDER from the exons atgGCTGCCTTTGTTAGGAGTCTAGTGCTTGCCCTCATGGTTTCTAGATTCATCAATATAATGGCATCCGACGACGACCCTTATGACGCAATATGCTCGCCGATATGGGGTTACTTCCCTGACTGTGCTGAGTATTTGGGAGGTTTAAGCCATCACCTGCCGAAAAAATGCTGTCACAGCATCAGAAAGCTCAATGAAATTGCTAAGAAAACCAAAAAGGGACCAAAGGTGGTCTGCTTTTGCATTGAAGCCTTCATGGTTCCTCAAGATTTTCACTTAAAACCTTCACGAATCAAAAAGCTACCAAAGAAGTGCCACACAGATATTCTTTTCCCGATTTCTGAAACAATGAACTGCTC gtttGACGAGCGTTGA